atgacagtTATCCAGAATACCACTCCAGTCATGAGCCAGCTAACAACATGAAGGATGGTGGTATTCATTTCCAGATGAATGATATATTCTACCAGATTTGATTTTATGCTATTTAAGATGGGGGCATAAATGAGTTTACAGTAGTGCATCATTTTGAAAGCTGCTTTGTAAACTAGTAGTACCAATATCATATGTtccaataaaaatacatgtaagctCCATAATGGAATTCCTGgaagttttcttttttattattaaaaggtTTTGGTGGAACTTATACATTCAGGAACtaaatgatttgaaattacATGTGCATCATCTTTGGTATTGTTGAATTGATTATTCTCCAATTTATTATTACCTAGGTTGAGTTAGCATTATGGGATACTGCAGGTCAGGAAGACTACGACAGACTGAGACCGCTCTCATATCCAGACACAGATGTTATACTCATGTGCTTTTCAATTGACAACCCGGACAGTTTAGAGAATATCCCAGAAAAATGGACACCTGAGGtaaggctacatgtacatctattgGAAGTCCCCAGTTTTCTGTTTTCTTAATTCCACATTCTGCAGTGTTCTGAACATCAGATTTCGGTGCACTTAGGATGCATGCATGTTACAGAGATGCTTACTGCTACAGATTTCCTGTATTTACTACAGGAAACTAAGCCCCAGTACAGACGGTACGCTTTTCCAACTGAAATCCTGGCTTTTGCCCTTTTTGAATTAGTATTTTCTGAACTTGCATCGGttcaataaatgttttaagatCTATTAGTCTCTGAAAGCTTTTGTCCTATTATTGATTCAGTTATaaattttagaatatttgtgaccattattttattttttgttataatgggAGAACATTTGAAGATGTAACTGCTAAAGGGGGCATTGTGGTCTACTGGTTATGACtctcaatctgagggacgtgggttcaattCCAAGTCCTGGcatgttttctttcagcaagtAATTTACCCACATttgtgttgcactcaacccaggtgaagtgaatggaTACCTGATAggaatttattctttgaaacAGTGTGCGTTATTGCTACTCTACTAAAGCCAGGttaattatgctgcattactGAGAGtgcttagagacttctgatgAAGTAAGTATTAGGCACTATATAagtaagtattattattaaagattcccaaattgtgttttttacgAATATGCAAGTTTGTCCTCTTCTGTTTGTTAAAATAGGTGAAGCATTTTTGCCCTAATGTACCTGTTATCCTGGTCGGAAACAAGAAAGATCTCCGAATGGATGAAAACACTAAACGAGAACTGATGAAGATGAAACAGGAACCGGTGAGAACAGCTGATGCCCAGTCGATGTCAGACAAGATCAGTGCTTACAAATACCTAGAATGCTCAGCCAAGTCTAACGATGGTGTCAGGGAAGTGTTTGAGACAGCTACCAGGGCAGCACTACAAgtcaaaaagaagaataaatcaAAATGCAATCTCTTGTAAGAGATGTCTTCATACAAGCTGGCAAGGCATGTTAGTGGTCAACAAGAGCTCCTCAAGAGAATAATGcatttgatgtacatgtatatgttttggggaaagagagagccattatataatatttttggaCGTGCTTGGAAGGTCAAAGACAGCAGTAGTACCAGCATACATTGTTTTAATTGCTTATTGTGGTAATAAAGAGACAATTGGCTTAATTTGTAGTTGCAGGTTTATGAAaccacttttctttcttttttccccctgaAGGCTTGGTGCCATTTAGCTAAGATCAAGAAAATGTGGACCTAGCTTTAACAAGTACTCCATGGTTATTATATAAGAAGACTGACTGATTTGTTCAATTTATATGCATAAATTGAAGAAATTTAGTATCCTGACAAGGAAAGAgacaaaagatatatatttagatACATCACTGCATTTTACCCTTAATAACTCAAGACCTCTTATATTTCAGTTTTACAAGGAGAAAACATGAGTAGTTTGCTGTGATGGTTCTATGTTGTATGCTTTTAGCAAAACAACAATTGAATCTACATTCATATTCAGATTCCATTGTGGATAtgatattacaaatgttttgTCGCTTTATTGAAATCTCCTTTGAAGGTGCTCAATGAGCATAAACAACATATATTTGGTGAAAGCTTTTCAGCTTGCAGACCCATATAACATTAtatttattgaagaaaaaattgtaCACTCTTAACCATGTGGGAAATGTGCACTTCTTGATTGTGGTGGGGATATTTTACTGAACTAAAAGGGTTACTGTTCTGTTATCGTGCATAAGCCCATTTGACCTTCATCATGTCTGCCACCCATTGGACGTCATGTCAGAGCACTTTCAGTTATTGTATGTAAGGAATGGTCTACATCTTTCTGGAGGCATCCCACTATCCTTTGCTTAAGCAGGATTACATATTGTGAACACTTATCTCGTTCAGAGACCATCACTGAAATGTTGGCTGTTTCACTTAGTGCTCTATGCAAGGAGGTATTTTTTTCTCAGTCAGTAGCCATGTTTTTGCATTATGGGGTTCTTTGATCCTCTATTCTGCATTGTGTTTTTGGCTGAGTAGGACAGGAAGAACATCCTGCCAAGCATTCCAGCAATtccatttgtaaaaaaaaaaagaaaaatgaataaatgaattaggAAACAGGGAAGGAAGGATATTCAAAGCAAGGAGGATATCTTGCTGAATGGATATGGTGTGTGGCATCTGCAACTTGATGACTCTGCACCTGTGTAAATTATTGGGAAATTGTAAAATTGactaaaaagggggaaatgatTGTTAAAATAGCTTTGCATTAGTCGTATCAAAGGGTGctttttacatttatttgcattatttgtttGCTTTTGGAGACTTTCATAGAATGAATATTGAATTGGAAGTAGTACAGTTGTAAGGAAAGCGGAATGGCTATTTATTATTGTGATTGGTGTACCTGTAGCACAATATAAGGGAGGAAGCTGACCCAATTTGACTGAATGAGTTTAAGATGCATTACTACAGAATATGttacattagaaaaaaaaacgcatAATCTGGCTGTGATAAATCTCAGTGAATTGATAGAAATTTTCTATGTTGACTTTCAAGACAAACACAAGTTATTGATCGTGTATGTAGTAACCAAAAAAAAGGCAAGATGTTGAGATAGCTGACTTCTCACTGATCTTAAAGTCAACAGCTTTTTGCACCTGTTTTCAATCAAACAGGAATCTTTGACCAAGGGGCAATGATAGTTGTTGCACTACGTTTGCAAAACGATATTATATAGTTATACACTGTACATTGTTTTTATACGAGTTCTGTCGTAAATAACTAGTACATGTAAACTGTGGTAGCTGTGTGTTAGTGTATAATGATTGTGATTCTTCAgactaaatttttaaaaagtgatgAAAATATGGCAATGATGGTGACAGTTAAATATAGTAACACCAAGACTCAATATTTCTACCATTATCCCCATGCACTGCTTGTCATAAATATCTAATATTTGTATCATTCACATATACTtatatttatgggaaaatgttattttttagaCCTTGTTTGCTCACTACTTGCTCAGTTGATGTGAGGCTTATGACATACTTGCAGGAGCTTGCTAAACTTTGTGATATCTTTATTTGTAAATGACAGCAAAGTGTTGGTCACTGGACAAGTTCCATTCCATGCAAAGTAATTTCAGAAGGGCcttgttcataaaacttagcaTTAATACTAATAAATGTGTTTAGTTTCTCAATTAAATAcggtttcattaaaaaaaaaagttttatgaaacaaggCCTGATTCGATGGTACAATGTATGCAACTTGGCATGGGGTGAAATGAAATGGACTACCTCTAAACAGCAAAAGCAGTCAACATTCCATTTCTCTTGTAATATTTTGGTTTCTTGTAAGTGAAGTATGATGAATCAGTAATTGAAGGATCCTTGGTTCCTTTAAAGGGAAAATGCATAGAGTTCTGGTATCATTGGTTTTGCTGTTTATTGGCAGGAAGAGAATACAAGTCCTTCAACCTTTtgatgtcattttcattttcttctctcAATAATTGGAATTTCAGTGCTGTTATGTATTTTCAAATGTGTGTGTGCATATGTTTCTACAagtttgaatgtttgattgataatttgCAGAATGATAATGGACAGGAAGGCAGTAAGGAAGCTACTCTGAACCTGtccaaatatatataaaaaatgtgatttctgcattttttttttcattcaaaatgtcCTTTGATTGGTTTATTTTTTCATCGTTAAAATGTAATGTATGTTTTTATAACTGAATAATTTTTGCCCTGTGGCTgtctttttgtttcttgtatATTATCCCCTAAACAAGATacagatataaatttatatgtatttaccttttttttcttctttttttatctcAACTCATTTAAAGATGTTTTTTCCAtggattattttcaatttgattttgaatggtCAGGGTATTTATTTACATGGGAACAATATTCAGAGTAAATATCAAACTAAAGAATATTAGGAAATGTAATGGAACATTTATTATGAGTTACAacatattttaatttacctttaTGTCATTTCAGCATGAGTTTGAATTTCGAAAGTCTTGTTAAATTTGGACTTACTgattatttatataaaatattttaaaacacTAGCCTGAGAGGTATTGCAGTCATATTGACATTGTGTGGAAAATTCCCCCAAATGAATCTGTCTTGTTAATGTTTTCACTGTCGTGTCTTTTGTTCCTATGTGATGAAAGAGGACTAAACTGCATCatattttccacatttttttctttgtgttttaTTCATTGTTGAAAGATGTACTAACTAGGCTTTGCATAGAAAACTGACTTGTAACATTTTGGTATGTTTGTGAattaatttacatgtagatttttaaaatcaagaatagaagaaaataagCATCACTATTACATTAACTGCACAAAACACTGCATTGTTAGCTTTTAGGTACAAATGGCTAACATTATGTTGTCTTTGTGCctgcgtatatatatatattttatatacctatTCCTTTTCTTATCATTTTCTCCCCTCACACTTTTTGAATTTTTCAGTACTGGAGTTTTAAAGTGGAAGAAATGTAATCCATAAATAATGAGTATCTAGAATGTAGTTGCTTTTAATAGTTGAGTATTACtcttgacaaaatgaaaaatattctaGATAAATGCATATTATAATCTTGTGTATAACATGCTCTCTCAGCGTGATGAAAATAActtgtgtattttatttccttttttcattttctattagaagtagtaatagtgtCATGTACCAGTATATATATAACTATTTCTGAAGATGTTGCATTTAGAGCAACTATGTTCATGTTCCATATCTTGATCAATGTTTTGCTATTATTCTTATGGATCAACTGAGCAGAATACATGTGCATATGATTAATAAATTACAGAAGTATGTGGAGTCAAATCATTACTTTCCATGCAGTTTCTTTTGTGTTCGTCCATTatccttttaaaaaatgtagtTAAAAAGTCATGAATTTCACTGGTTTTGAGTAATCATCTTCTAAGCGTTAGGGGTGCATATTTGCATCTTGATTCGTCTTTACCCAATTTCTTCCTGGTTTTCATCTTTTCAACCAgcattcattttgccttttatgcgattcagaaaaaaaaacgtttttcagctctctgcctttttttttttagatgacaTTATTCTGTGGTTACCCTGTCTACCCTTTTGAATCTTAATTTTCAGTACACAAGGAATCGTGATTTTGCATTAAATGAACTCGATAGGTGATGATATGCATGAAGTGTTGGTGATCCTGCAGCCTTCAGTGTATTTTGATGGCAAATTTTTGTTTCTATAAAAAGTGCAATTTCTCACAGTTCTCACTATACATTGTCATTGTTATTAAATATAATATAAGAACAAAGAATTGTTACCGAAACCCAGGACCGTGGAAAAACGAATAGATGTTTCAAATGCAGTGTCTTGTTACAAAATGGGATAAACAAGATTATAAAACAAGAGTGGAAGAAAAAAGAGCaggaaaaagggaagagaaagaggatCAGGAGAGGATGAGGGGCGAAGAAGAACGAgtagagaagaaaaggggaagagaCAAAAAGGCGGTTATGCAGGTAGTCATAATCCCCTCAGAAATTATAAATACGAATAATGAGCAAATGCTTTTACACCCAGTGGCGGCACCAGAGGGCGGGGCATTTGCTCCCTCTacttgccccccccaaaaaaaaaaaatttagtatttaaaaaatagctcgcTCTTCGTGCCCGATTTTGTGAAACGGGCAAAACAATTCATGTCCGCCTTTGCTCCCCAAAATGTTATTTTGACCCCCTCCCCATTTGCCCCCCTAAATTAAAAATCCTGGTGCCGCCACTGGTCACATCCGAATCTAAGCCTTCCTCAAGTGTTCAAAGATATCATGTTGACTATCAAAATTTTAGAATTTTCTGTTTAATTTTGGACAGAGTTGATGCTGACCTACAATGAATgtatgtcatgatttttttttacaccgtTAACTTTCCAGTAAGTTccctttttcatttctgttatttGTATTCTGTGTTGTACTTATTTTGATATTCTGTTTGactttgaaatgaaaaagaataaaattcaaGCAATCAACCAAAAGCATGAAAAAGTCTGTTATTTTTGTCATCTGAAATAGGAGACGCatgagcaccccccccccctcccaccatATAATTTCATACCATCGCTATTAGGCTTATAGGTGCGTTTTTAAACTAAATGTATTGGGGGCTTCTTCCGGGTGCTTgagatttttttccctttcatcTGATATTTGATACAAGGAAAATGGTCTGTCATATAtaggggtaaattgccaattcgtctactgccaactcgtccactcaccacatggtctactttcatttagtttaatgccattccgtccatcaacatttcgtctaaccaccatttggtccaataaccatttggtcaaactatcacttcgtctaatcaccatttcgtctatgaccatttcgtctcataaccagttggtataATATCCgtttcaatttcattcattttgcacaattaacacttagtccaattagaccaaatggtacatggactaaatggctattggaccaactggttattagacgaaatggtgagtggacgaattgacaattagaccatgtggatagtggacgaactggtggtagaccaaatgatagtagacgagttggtaattggacgaattggcattagacctattggaaataaaccgtcaTAATTTATGGTAGTCTACTAAGTAGCTGAGAATTAATTGTGTCTGTAATaccagcctcccccccccccccccggaaaaattCATAATGGTTAGTGTCGGTCATGTTCGCTCATTTggtttacgtagcagacgatgctagcctagtagtatatagtatacTTACGTGGACCCTATtgcaaattaaaatcaattttggaCTCGATACTTGCTTCCTCAAACTGTAGCTATTTTATAAATATCAGTAGGCAAAGCTTTATAGTACAAGAACATTGttactttcaacattaaatgcgttaattaagtttgtttggactgtattaattgtttcaaatgaaaagggtctatgaacggaaactatcatacgttagtcacgtgacgttgtacacagaaatatgcCATGTTCTGCCTGCTTGACCTCAAAGTTTGggagaaaaatgagatgtaaccattacaccagtcataaagtattatacatcaaactaTAGGTAATCTATTTAGCATTCGGATGACAATCAATCTCGACCTTTTTTACCCTTAGGGATATTTCAGTGGGAAAACAAAGGTGCCAGAGTCTcgaaaatatggatgatttcAGACCGTTTGCCATAACAAGAGTTGTGAACATGGACACTTTCAAATAAACAGCGAGACGTAAatagtgaattaattgtaataatatttacatcaaattaatggaattgGATAAAATGTTCACACTATTATCAATGTGGTGTGAGCTATTAATAGTTATAAAGATATACCCGgatttctgcaatattacgttcagtggcgtaactacgggggggggggggcatcggctggccaaaaaaaaaaaaaaaacggggaaaaggagaaaaagagggagaaaggaagagaaacgtagtggggaaagaagaaattatgttcattataaatgttatattatattataattatgttatatgaagcattttttcataactttatgaaacattatttgctcagggcctatgtctttattgttcctggtg
This genomic interval from Lytechinus pictus isolate F3 Inbred chromosome 3, Lp3.0, whole genome shotgun sequence contains the following:
- the LOC129257690 gene encoding ras-like GTP-binding protein RHO translates to MAAIRKKLVIVGDGACGKTCLLIVFSKDQFPEVYVPTVFENYVADIEVDGKQVELALWDTAGQEDYDRLRPLSYPDTDVILMCFSIDNPDSLENIPEKWTPEVKHFCPNVPVILVGNKKDLRMDENTKRELMKMKQEPVRTADAQSMSDKISAYKYLECSAKSNDGVREVFETATRAALQVKKKNKSKCNLL